One window from the genome of Balaenoptera musculus isolate JJ_BM4_2016_0621 chromosome 3, mBalMus1.pri.v3, whole genome shotgun sequence encodes:
- the WNT9A gene encoding protein Wnt-9a produces the protein MLDGPLLARWLAAAFALTLLLAALRPSAAYFGLTGSEPLTILPLTLEPEAAAQAHYKACDRLKLERKQRRMCRRDPGVAETLVEAVSMSALECQYQFRFERWNCTLEGRYRASLLKRGFKETAFLYAISSAGLTHALAKACSAGRMERCTCDEAPDLENREAWQWGGCGDNLKYSSKFVKEFLGRRSSKDLRARVDFHNNLVGVKVIKAGVETTCKCHGVSGSCTVRTCWRQLAPFHEVGKRLKHKYETALKVGSTTNEATGEAGALSPPRGRATGTGGGDPLPRTPELVHLDDSPSFCLAGRFSPGTAGRRCHREKNCESICCGRGHNTQSRVVTRPCQCQVRWCCYVECRQCTQREEVYTCKG, from the exons GCTGACGGGCAGTGAGCCCCTGACCATCCTCCCGCTGACCCTGGAGCCGGAAGCAGCTGCCCAGGCACACTACAAGGCCTGCGACCGGCTGAAGCTGGAGCGCAAGCAGCGGCGCATGTGCCGCCGGGACCCCGGTGTGGCTGAGACGCTGGTGGAAGCGGTCAGCATGAGTGCTCTCGAGTGCCAGTACCAGTTCCGGTTTGAGCGCTGGAACTGTACCTTGGAGGGTCGCTACCGGGCCAGCCTGCTCAAGCGAG GCTTCAAGGAGACAGCCTTCCTTTACGCCATCTCCTCTGCTGGCCTGACGCATGCACTGGCCAAGGCGTGCAGTGCAGGCCGCATGGAGCGCTGCACTTGTGATGAGGCCCCTGACTTGGAGAACCGAGAGGCCTGGCAGTGGGGTGGCTGCGGGGACAATCTCAAGTACAGCAGCAAGTTCGTCAAGGAGTTCCTGGGTCGGCGGTCTAGCAAGGATCTGCGAGCCCGTGTGGATTTCCACAACAACCTCGTGGGTGTGAAG gtGATCAAGGCCGGGGTGGAGACCACATGCAAGTGCCACGGCGTGTCAGGCTCCTGCACCGTGCGGACGTGCTGGCGGCAGCTGGCGCCTTTCCACGAGGTGGGCAAGCGCCTGAAGCACAAGTACGAGACAGCACTCAAGGTGGGCAGCACCACCAATGAGGCCACTGGCGAGGCCGGCGCCCTCTCACCACCGCGGGGCCGTGCCACAGGGACGGGTGGCGGCGACCCACTGCCCCGCACACCGGAGCTAGTGCACCTGGACGACTCACCCAGCTTCTGCCTGGCCGGCCGCTTCTCCCCAGGCACTGCCGGCCGCAGGTGCCACCGTGAGAAGAACTGCGAGAGCATCTGCTGCGGGCGTGGTCACAACACACAGAGCCGGGTGGTGACCCGGCCTTGCCAGTGCCAGGTGCGCTGGTGCTGCTATGTGGAGTGCAGGCAGTGTACCCAGCGCGAGGAGGTCTACACCTGCAAGGGCTGA